A single region of the Pseudomonas sp. VD-NE ins genome encodes:
- a CDS encoding adenosylcobinamide-GDP ribazoletransferase — protein MLPLWIALQFLSSLPIRLPGMPEPEQLGRSLLFYPLVGLLFGLILWALNLALAGAPLLLHAALLLTVWVLLSGALHLDGLADSADAWLGGFGDRERTLTIMKDPRSGPIAVVTLVLVLLLKFAALLALIEQGHGLALIIVPLLGRAALLGLFLTTPYVRAGGLGQALADHLPRKAGWWVLGVSALVCLLIAGFSAVVALVIAVGVFVWLRQVMMRRLGGTTGDTAGALLELLEMVVLVGLVLV, from the coding sequence ATGTTGCCGCTGTGGATCGCCCTGCAATTTCTCAGCAGCCTGCCGATTCGTTTGCCGGGGATGCCCGAGCCGGAACAGCTGGGGCGGTCACTGCTGTTTTATCCGTTGGTGGGGCTGCTGTTTGGCTTGATCCTGTGGGCGTTGAATCTGGCGTTGGCGGGCGCGCCGTTGTTGCTGCATGCGGCGCTGTTGCTGACGGTGTGGGTGTTGCTCAGCGGCGCACTTCACCTGGATGGTCTTGCCGACAGCGCCGATGCCTGGCTCGGCGGTTTTGGTGATCGCGAGCGTACGCTGACGATCATGAAGGACCCGCGCAGTGGGCCGATTGCGGTGGTCACGCTGGTGTTGGTGTTGTTGCTCAAGTTTGCTGCGTTGTTGGCGTTGATCGAGCAGGGACATGGGCTGGCGTTGATCATCGTGCCATTGCTCGGGCGGGCGGCGTTGCTCGGGTTGTTTCTGACCACGCCGTATGTGCGGGCTGGTGGGTTGGGGCAGGCGTTGGCGGATCATTTGCCGCGCAAGGCTGGATGGTGGGTCTTGGGCGTCAGTGCATTGGTCTGCTTGCTGATTGCCGGGTTCAGTGCCGTCGTTGCGCTGGTGATCGCTGTCGGTGTGTTTGTCTGGTTGCGGCAGGTGATGATGCGGCGGTTGGGCGGGACGACGGGCGATACGGCGGGGGCGTTGCTGGAATTGCTGGAGATGGTGGTGCTGGTTGGATTGGTTTTGGTCTGA
- a CDS encoding MarR family winged helix-turn-helix transcriptional regulator: MLPSQCLCTNLRRAARGVSRHYDGALDGFGINVAQYSLLCNLQRLDQPSISELAEAMGLDRSTLGRNLRVLEGEGLVALAEGEDMRNRIVKLTETGVQRLAAALPAWEAAQQRLIDRLGAEKRETLLRLLDELA; the protein is encoded by the coding sequence ATGCTTCCTTCTCAGTGTTTGTGCACTAACCTGCGTCGTGCCGCTCGTGGCGTCAGCAGGCATTACGACGGCGCTCTCGACGGCTTCGGGATCAACGTTGCCCAGTATTCTTTGCTGTGCAATCTGCAGCGTCTGGATCAACCGAGCATTTCTGAACTGGCCGAAGCCATGGGCCTGGACCGCAGCACCCTCGGGCGCAACTTGCGGGTGCTGGAAGGTGAGGGGCTGGTGGCGCTGGCCGAGGGCGAGGACATGCGTAACCGCATCGTCAAGCTTACCGAGACTGGCGTGCAACGCCTGGCAGCAGCACTGCCAGCCTGGGAAGCGGCGCAGCAGCGGTTGATTGACCGACTGGGTGCCGAGAAGCGTGAAACCTTGCTCAGATTGCTGGATGAACTGGCCTGA
- a CDS encoding MFS transporter yields the protein MTSMWRTCGWVLVGSALILALSLGVRHGFGLFLSPMSAQFGWGREVFAFAIALQNLIWGLAQPFTGALADRFGAAKVVLVGGVLYAVGLVCMGLSDSAVTLSLSAGLLIGIGLSGTSFSVILGVVGRAVPPEKRSMGMGIASAAGSFGQFAMLPGTLGLIGWLGWSAALLVLGLLVALIVPLVSMLKDKPLPLLGHEQTLSEALREACSHSGFWLLAFGFFVCGFQVVFIGVHLPAYLVDQHLPASVGTTVLALIGLFNIFGTYTAGWLGGRMSKPRLLTALYLLRAVVIVLFLWLPVTTTSAYLFGMAMGFLWLSTVPLTNGTVATLFGVRNLSMLGGIVFLFHQLGSFLGGWLGGVVYDRTGSYDLIWQVAVLLSLLAAALNWPVRERPVARLQAAAGAA from the coding sequence ATGACATCGATGTGGCGTACGTGCGGTTGGGTGTTGGTCGGAAGTGCGCTGATTTTGGCATTGTCATTGGGTGTGCGGCACGGTTTCGGCTTGTTCCTGTCACCGATGAGTGCGCAGTTCGGCTGGGGACGTGAGGTGTTCGCCTTTGCCATTGCCTTGCAGAACCTGATCTGGGGCCTGGCGCAGCCGTTTACCGGCGCATTGGCTGACCGCTTCGGCGCGGCAAAAGTAGTACTCGTCGGTGGGGTGCTCTACGCGGTGGGTCTGGTGTGTATGGGCCTGTCTGATTCGGCGGTGACGCTGTCGCTGAGCGCTGGTCTGCTGATCGGTATCGGACTTTCCGGTACTTCGTTCTCGGTGATCCTTGGCGTCGTCGGGCGTGCGGTGCCGCCAGAGAAACGCAGCATGGGCATGGGCATTGCCAGCGCCGCCGGTTCGTTCGGTCAGTTCGCCATGTTGCCGGGCACTCTCGGCCTGATCGGCTGGCTTGGCTGGTCGGCGGCGTTGCTGGTGTTGGGCTTGCTGGTGGCGCTGATCGTGCCGCTGGTGAGCATGCTCAAAGACAAGCCGTTACCGTTGCTTGGCCATGAACAAACCCTGTCCGAAGCCCTGCGCGAAGCTTGCTCGCATTCCGGCTTCTGGTTGTTGGCGTTCGGCTTTTTCGTTTGCGGTTTTCAAGTGGTGTTTATCGGCGTTCACTTGCCGGCCTATCTGGTCGATCAGCATCTTCCCGCCAGTGTTGGCACTACGGTGCTGGCGTTGATCGGGCTGTTCAATATCTTCGGCACCTACACCGCCGGCTGGCTCGGCGGGCGAATGTCCAAGCCACGCTTGCTGACCGCGTTGTATCTGCTACGCGCAGTGGTGATCGTGCTGTTCCTGTGGCTGCCGGTGACGACTACCTCGGCGTACCTGTTCGGCATGGCCATGGGGTTCCTGTGGCTGTCGACGGTGCCGTTGACCAACGGTACGGTGGCGACCTTGTTCGGGGTGCGAAACCTGTCCATGCTCGGTGGCATCGTGTTCCTCTTCCATCAGTTGGGATCGTTCCTTGGTGGCTGGCTGGGCGGGGTGGTGTATGACCGAACCGGGAGTTACGACTTGATCTGGCAAGTGGCTGTTCTTTTGAGTCTGCTGGCGGCGGCGTTGAACTGGCCGGTGCGCGAGCGCCCGGTCGCGCGTCTGCAGGCCGCAGCGGGCGCCGCATGA
- a CDS encoding glutathione peroxidase translates to MLMRWCAVPALLMALTGLAQAADCPELLQGSLPKLRAKESIDLCKQYADKPLVVVNTASFCGFAPQFEGLEALHKRYEGQGLEMLGVPSNDFKQESKDSAETAKVCYANYGVTFAMTEPQKVRGDDATHLFQVLAAQSSAPKWNFYKYVVDRQGKVIANFSSLTKPDDPEFIAAIEKAIASKPLKP, encoded by the coding sequence ATGCTGATGCGCTGGTGTGCTGTTCCCGCGTTGCTGATGGCGTTGACTGGTTTGGCCCAGGCCGCCGACTGTCCCGAATTGCTGCAAGGCTCGCTGCCCAAGTTGCGAGCCAAGGAATCCATCGATCTGTGCAAACAGTACGCCGATAAACCGTTGGTGGTGGTCAACACCGCAAGCTTTTGCGGTTTTGCCCCTCAGTTCGAGGGCCTTGAGGCGCTGCATAAGCGCTACGAAGGGCAAGGGCTGGAAATGCTCGGAGTGCCTTCCAATGACTTCAAGCAAGAGTCCAAGGACAGCGCCGAAACCGCCAAGGTCTGTTACGCCAATTACGGCGTGACGTTCGCCATGACCGAGCCGCAGAAAGTCCGTGGCGATGACGCGACGCATCTGTTCCAGGTGCTGGCCGCGCAGAGCAGCGCGCCGAAGTGGAATTTCTACAAGTATGTGGTTGATCGCCAGGGCAAGGTCATCGCCAATTTCTCCAGCCTGACCAAGCCGGATGATCCGGAGTTTATCGCTGCGATTGAAAAGGCTATTGCCTCGAAACCGCTGAAGCCTTGA
- a CDS encoding OmpP1/FadL family transporter — protein MKKVMLKTTLSLAVTMASTQIFAAGFAINEHSISGMGTGYAGRSSSADDASTVYGNPAGMSRLKREQVTGGVAFLDAKTDISDASSSPNGGSNKGDMVPFTSVPMGFYVKPIDDHWAFGLGVYVPFGLITDYEKGFAGRYFGSKSEVQVITFQPTVSYAFNDKVSIGFGPTINRIDGTLESNLSITQAAPDGKVKIKGDDTALGYNIGVLVQATDTTRLGLTYHSKVDYKLEGNTKVNYGVLGAIGLGANQKYDASLKITTPESIDFSVTQAINDRWNVYAGSTWTRWSQLEKITVKNSGVQPLLAGQFGEITEDQNWHDSWAYAVGTSYQLNKEWVLRTGLTFDQSPTNNVDRSPRIPTGDRTIFSIGAGWSPTEDLTIDVAYSYLKEESVKIRNENDRGQTYDAKYENSANGFGVGATYRF, from the coding sequence ATGAAAAAAGTCATGCTCAAAACCACCCTTAGCCTCGCCGTTACCATGGCATCCACCCAGATCTTCGCAGCTGGCTTTGCCATCAACGAACACAGTATCAGCGGGATGGGCACTGGTTACGCTGGGCGATCTTCTTCTGCCGACGACGCAAGCACTGTTTATGGCAACCCTGCCGGCATGTCGCGCCTCAAGCGCGAACAAGTCACTGGCGGTGTTGCATTCCTCGATGCAAAAACCGATATCAGCGATGCCAGCTCCAGCCCTAACGGCGGCAGCAACAAAGGCGACATGGTGCCCTTCACCTCCGTACCTATGGGCTTCTACGTCAAACCAATCGATGATCATTGGGCATTCGGCCTCGGCGTCTACGTGCCGTTCGGCCTGATTACCGACTACGAAAAAGGTTTTGCCGGCCGTTACTTCGGTAGCAAGTCCGAAGTACAAGTGATCACCTTCCAGCCAACCGTCAGTTACGCCTTCAACGACAAGGTGTCGATCGGTTTTGGTCCGACCATCAACCGCATCGACGGTACGCTGGAATCCAACCTGTCGATCACTCAGGCCGCGCCGGATGGCAAGGTCAAGATCAAGGGTGACGACACCGCGCTGGGCTACAACATCGGTGTGCTGGTACAAGCCACTGACACCACACGCCTGGGTCTGACTTACCACTCGAAAGTCGACTACAAGCTCGAAGGCAACACCAAGGTCAACTACGGTGTGCTCGGTGCCATCGGTCTGGGCGCCAACCAGAAGTACGACGCTTCGCTGAAGATCACCACGCCTGAATCCATCGACTTCTCGGTCACCCAGGCGATCAACGATCGCTGGAACGTGTATGCCGGTTCGACCTGGACCCGCTGGAGCCAGCTGGAAAAAATCACCGTCAAGAACTCTGGTGTGCAGCCTTTGCTGGCCGGTCAGTTCGGTGAAATCACCGAAGACCAGAACTGGCACGACTCCTGGGCTTACGCCGTGGGTACTTCGTATCAGTTGAACAAGGAATGGGTACTGCGTACCGGTCTGACCTTCGACCAGTCGCCGACCAACAACGTCGACCGCTCGCCACGTATTCCTACCGGCGACCGGACCATCTTCAGCATCGGTGCCGGCTGGAGCCCGACCGAAGACCTGACCATCGACGTCGCTTACTCGTACCTGAAAGAAGAGTCGGTGAAGATCCGCAACGAAAACGATCGCGGCCAGACCTACGACGCCAAGTATGAAAACTCGGCAAACGGTTTCGGTGTCGGCGCGACCTACCGCTTCTGA